From the genome of Medicago truncatula cultivar Jemalong A17 chromosome 2, MtrunA17r5.0-ANR, whole genome shotgun sequence:
cttaaaatctaagtaaaagcagcaaaagtgactctggagggtggcacggccgtgccaatgctagcatgggccgtgccaatgctagcacgggccgtgccaagcttctgactttggggagacatatttttgtctctgaatcttcgtattttcatactaaatcagctccaagtccttttcttttgctccaagactcaatccatccaatattcgttcctgaaatataataaagttcaatttgtagtaaactaactcaaaaaggaaataatactaatataaaataaaataaaatctatttaaaactaaactaaataacatataaaaatagatattaaatgactcatcaggaacacacctaaacctaaacttggagagaaattcattcattcatttcattttacaaagttagagagaggtagagagagaaagtgggagaaaggaagaacaagggttagagaaagggggaaacttgaagattgaagaattaggagctaaagtgaagcctaagtttggattaatcattacctaaggtaagggggttagtcttcatcataatcatgttcatttatttcaatttctCATTGTTGTATGAATATGGGTTGAATTGAATAAATGgataattgttgttaaattcgtgctctaactgtgatgttatgtttgtatgcatgaattgatgataattgtatgattgttggtgaaattacatgttcaattatgtaaaaatgtgaagttgtgaaaattgtgttcaattggtgaattttgctatgttgttgttgaattatgatgagaaccatgttcaattgatgttgttgttgttaaatgatgttgttgttgatgaatcattgcttgggtatgcatattcatgaattgatgatgagaatttgaattgttgttggtgttttatgtAAATGGGTTGAAAGATATGAGTGAGAGGTGAAAGAAGGCGCGATTTTGCTCTTCTAGGGTTTCATGCGCAATCATCTTCCTTGCTGATTCTTGATCCGATTCTTTTTCTTTGATATGTTCCTACGCAAGCAATCATTGTACTTTCTCTGAAGTATTTTCTCCGTTGTTCTTTTATTCTTCTGCTGGTTCATTCACGCTGCATACTTACAGCACTGACTGCTTCTTCAGGGTTCTGCCATGTCTTTCGACTGGCATGCAGAATTCTCTTTGACATCAGCTGCACCGCGCAACGATTTTGATTCTGCAGCAATGGCTCGTACGATAGCTGCTGCCGAACCAACTCAGACTAGGGCAATTTTGGCAACTGCGGTTCCATCGCCAGCAGCGTTAGCATAAACTCCGCTTTCCTTTGCTGCTGCTGTTTCAGGGAAAAAAGCCATGGACGAACGACCTTTCCCTTCTCCGTGCATCAAAGGTGATGCTTTAAGCATCAAAATTTGTCAGGATGAGTACCGGTAGGGGGTTGAGGATTGTAGTAGGGTTTTACGGGCGCTCTTGACTATTTCTAAGGGCGACAATCCAATTTCTGCCCGTGATCTCGGGGAGAAAATTGGTAAGATTTCGAAGACGACGGCAGGATGGAAAATGGTTCCTCTAGGTAAGGGATTTCATGATTTTCACTTTGAATCGATGGATGATTTACAAAAAGTCTGGGCAGCCGGCACGGTTAATCTTAAACCTGGATTGTTACGTTTCTCTCAATGGACAAAAGATTTCAAACTCTTGGTGCAAAAGCAAACGCATGTATCGCTTTGGATTCGTTTGGTTCAGTTACCGCAAGAGTATTGGCGGGAATGTACATAGAAGGAAATTGCAAGTGCCGTTGGCACACCTATAGATATTGATGGGCCAACTCGAAACCGTACTTTTGGTCACTATGCTCGCATCCTAGTGGATATTGATCTTTTGAAGAAAGCTTATGATGAGGTTCTTGTCGAACACGATGGGTTTGCATTTATGGTGGAAATTCAATATGAACGAAGGCCACTGTTTTGTCATCATTGCTACTCTATTGGGCATAACGTTAACACTTGTCGATGGCTAAATCCGCAAGTGACAAAGGAGAAATTGGATCGTGGGAAACAACCGGCCAAGGAGAGTGTTGGAGCGGCCCATCAGCAGCACAAGGGTGGGGGTGCTTCTACTTCGACCTTGTAAGGTGTAGCATCGTGGATTCCTATACCCTCCACAGTTACCACCACTACTAGGACATCTGTTGCCACGACAACACAGGCTATCTCCGTCAGAAACTTCACGAAATCAATTCCGGTCTCTTTAACTACAGTACTAGTATCCGACATCTCTTCAAACTCCTTCAGTCTACCGCTTCACAATCTTTTTGATCTTATTGATAGACCTACGACTGAAGAGAATGATTTAGCGACGCCTATGTTGGAGAAGGTTGTTTCCCCTGTAGCGCACGATGACGTGCAACCTGTGGAAGTGGGAGAATCTCTCAGTCTGCGCGGGAGGAGTTGGAGAACCCCGCGTTGACTAATGTTACTTCCCCACTTCTGGATAGTCCGGAACATAATCTTAGGTACCCGAGGGAGCTGGGGGAGAGTCCCAAGGGTCCTACTGAGCGTGTAACGAACTCATCCCCTCCTGGGCGTGAGGACATACGACCTAACGGAGAGGTTCAGTTAACTCAGACATCGCGGGAGGAGTTGGAGAACCCCAAGATCGATGATTTTTCTGAACCGCTTCAGGATGGTGTGGAGCAGGACCATGTGAGCCTTCGGGAGCTGGAGAAGAGTCCCAAAGGTGCTCGTGAGAATGTTCCAAACCCATCCCTTGATGACCCGGTTGAAATGCCAGTGCTATCTGTAGAAGTACATGCTCGTCCCGCTGAATTTGTTCTGCATGCTACAGTTGATATTGCTACTGCTTTCACTGAACCTGTGGTTGCCGCAACTTCTAATGTGGCAGCTGATGATATGCCCATTGAGAAGGGCCAAGACGTCACTTTGCAACGACAAGAGGTTCACCCTAGCCTAAACATTCAACATGGCCTTGAATTATGGGAACGGGTCCGTGAATATAATGCTAGAGCTGCAGCTGAAGCTAGTGCCACTAAAGAGGAACTATTGCCGGTTCTCACACGCAGTAAGAAGCAAAAGCTTAAGGTTCAACAAGTTCTTGCAACACAGCCTCCTAAGCCTCGGCCGCGGGGTAACAACCAGCCATTGTCGCAATGAATGTTCTCTATTGGAATGTTCGCGGTATTGGTAATTCCGATACTCGGCttgctttaaaaaatttatttttgtcgcATAAACCAACTATTATTTTTGTGGCGGAACCAATGGTTAGCTTTGCTCAAATTCCTTCTTGGTATTGGCCTTCGATAGGAGTTACAAAATATTGCATAAATGACAGAGGTACTTCTATTCCTAATTTGTGGGCACTTTGGGGTAATGATGTGATTGCAACTGTTATTTTTGTTTCTGTCCAATGTATAGCTTTGGAGATTTCTTGCTTTAATTCAACTGTTTATTTGGCTGCCATTTATGCACATAATTATTATGTTAAACGGCGTGAACTTTGGGCTGATCTTACTAACCTCCAAGGATGTTTCCAAGGTCCGTGGCTTTTTGTGGgtgattttaattgtattttaggTGCTCACGAAAAACAGGGCAGGCACCCTCCGCCACCTTTGTCTTGTGAAGATTTCTTAAACTGGACGAATTCAAATGTTTTAAATCATCTTCCTACTTTGGGATCTTTTTTCACTTGGTCTAATGGTCGTTTCGGCATGGAAAATGTGGCCCTTCGCCTAGATAGGGCAGTTTGTAATGAGGCTTGGGTGAATTTTTGGCGCCAATCTACTTGCTTCGCTTTAGTTCGACATCAGTCTGTTCACCATCCTATTTTGCTCTCCCTTATTTTCTCCTCTGTTCAACACGCCAGCCCTTTCAAATTCTTTAAGGTTTGGACATCCCATGTGGACTGTCGGAAATTGGTGACTGAAGTTTGGTCTAAGGAGGTTAGAGGTAGGGGTATGTTGAAATTACAGGCTAAGTTACGAAATAttaaaaattcttttaaggcTTGGAATCGCAATGTTTTTGCTGATGTGGATAGACAAGTGAGACTAGCGGTGGATGAAGTGAATCGTATTCAACTTTTAATTGACACTGAAGGATTTTCTGATACTCTTTATTTGCAGGATTTAGAAGCACAAATGCTCTTAACAAATGCCTTAAATGTACAGGAACAATTTTGGAAAGAGAAGGCGCGCAACCAGCATTTTATCAATGGTGACCGTAACACTGCTTACTTTCACAGAGTATCTAAAATCCGGGCAGCCACCAACTCTATTTCTTTGTTGCAAGATGGTGATAATATTCTCTATGAGCCTGCGGATATCGAGGTGCATATTCTATCTTACTTTCAGGGTATTTTCAGCATGGATAATAACTGTGGTCAAAATACTTTAGTGGATGAGACCATTCCGGCGCTAGTTACGGAAGAGGACAATCAAATGCTTATGCGTTTTCCTTTGTCGAGTGAAATCAAGGCAGCGGTTTTTGCTGTGCTTAATAACTTCGGTTTCTCTGCTACTTTCATCAACTGGATTCTTGCTATTCTACAATCTGCTCgtttatctattttaattaatgGTAACGCGGTTGGATTTTTCTCTGTCTCCCGTGGGGTTCGGCAGGGGGATCCTCTTTCCCCTCTTTATTTTGTCTTGCAGAGGAGGTTCTAAGTAGAGCTATTTCTATTTCTTCTACCAGGGGGCGCCTTACTTCTATCTCTTATTGTCGGGGATCTTTTATTCCGACTCATGTGCTGTATGCAGAcgatattatgattttttgcaCAAGGTTGAAGAGTAATATTAGAGAGCTTCTCCGTATTTTTCAGAGATACTCAGAGGTGTCTAGTCAGGttataaacaacacaaaaagCAGGTTCTATACAGGAGCTTTGTCGGGCACTCGGACACACATGATTGCTTCTTTGCTGGGTTTCTCGGTGGGAACTGTACCTTTTCAGTATCTTGGTTGCAATATTTTCCAAGGGAAACCAAAAGCAATTCACTTCCGTGGGAttatagataaaattaaaaataaattggcaACTTGGAAAGGTCGAATTTTGTCAATTATGGGATGGGTGCAGCTAGTTAAATCAATATTTCATGGAATGCTTGGGTACTCTTTTCATGTGTATCTCTGGCCTAGAAGGTTATTGCAGCTTCT
Proteins encoded in this window:
- the LOC112418228 gene encoding uncharacterized protein, translated to MNVLYWNVRGIGNSDTRLALKNLFLSHKPTIIFVAEPMVSFAQIPSWYWPSIGVTKYCINDRGTSIPNLWALWGNDVIATVIFVSVQCIALEISCFNSTVYLAAIYAHNYYVKRRELWADLTNLQGCFQGPWLFVGDFNCILGAHEKQGRHPPPPLSCEDFLNWTNSNVLNHLPTLGSFFTWSNGRFGMENVALRLDRAVCNEAWVNFWRQSTCFALVRHQSVHHPILLSLIFSSVQHASPFKFFKVWTSHVDCRKLVTEVWSKEVRGRGMLKLQAKLRNIKNSFKAWNRNVFADVDRQVRLAVDEVNRIQLLIDTEGFSDTLYLQDLEAQMLLTNALNVQEQFWKEKARNQHFINGDRNTAYFHRVSKIRAATNSISLLQDGDNILYEPADIEVHILSYFQGIFSMDNNCGQNTLVDETIPALVTEEDNQMLMRFPLSSEIKAAVFAVLNNFGFSATFINWILAILQSARLSILINGNAVGFFSVSRGVRQGDPLSPLYFVLQRRLKSNIRELLRIFQRYSEVSSQVINNTKSRFYTGALSGTRTHMIASLLGFSVGTVPFQYLGCNIFQGKPKAIHFRGIIDKIKNKLATWKGRILSIMGWVQLVKSIFHGMLGYSFHVYLWPRRLLQLLDSWLKNFIWSGDVHTRKVCTVAWKVLCRPSNEGGLDIKPTRLINEVRILKLSWDLLAMDSQWSNLLKRRYFSNGTPSSRYFKSSVWSGIKEFIGTVLVNSLWIVGSGDSINFWTDNWLGAPLVDLLNLDKEFHGHLTGKLSEAIINGALLLPTTIAASSDI